The region GGGATCCTCAGGAGCCTGTCTGCATTGGTGAGTGGCCCCAGCGAAAAGGTCTCAGTGCTGAGCAGAGGAGTGGGGAAGAGGGGACTCATCCCTGCTCTCTGTTGCTGTCTAGCTCTATTATCTGCTTCCCATAAGGATGCCAGAAAATGGTCACACACCTCAGTGGCATTCTTCCAACCTGCAcgtattgagcatctactatatgCAGCCTGAACAGATATATAGAACTGAATTAAACAGGGACTCTGTCCTTGAAGAGCCCACAATTCCAGGAAAAAGGGGAAaacaaggcagcacctgtggctcagtgggtggggcgccggccccacataccgagggtggcaggttcggacccggccccggccaaactgcaaccaaaaaaaatagccgggtgttgtggtgggcgcttgtagtcacagctacttgcgaggctgaggcaagagaatcacctaagcccaggagttggaggttgccgtgagctgtgatgccacagcactctactgagggtgataaagagagactgtctcttaaaaaaaaaaaaaggctcagcacctgtggctcaagtggctaaggcgccagccacatacacctgagctggcgggttcgaatccagcccaggcccgccaaacaatgatgactacaaccaaaaaatagccgggtgttgtggcgggcgcctgtagtcccagctacttgggaggctgaggcaagagaattgcttgagccaggaattggaggttgctgtgagctgtgatgccacgatactctacccagggtgacagcttgaggctctgtctcaaaaaaaaaaaaacccatagtgagactctgcctcaaaaaaaagaggggaaaacagCACAAAGGTCACCAATTTCCAGAATTGTAAGTAAAAAATACCAATGAAGAGACATGAAGTGACATAGGAGGgagaaatcattctttttttttttttttgtagagacagagtctcactttatggccctcggtagagtgctgtggcatcacacagctcacagcaacctccaactcctgggcttaggcgattctcctgcctcagcctcccgagtagctgggactacaggcgcccgccacaacgcctggctagggAGCAATCATTCTTAGTTGGGTATTTAGCAGGCTTCCCAGGGGAGGGGGCACTGAAGCTTTAACATTTCAATGGGGGGGAAATATGGACAGTGATACAGAGGTGGGGAGGTGAGGGTGTTTTGGGACACAAGATAGCCAGGTTTGGCTGAAGCCTAAAACATGGAGAGGACATTGGAGGGCCTTAAATATCAAGGCAAGATACTGGGTGGAGAGCTGTCAAAGTTTttagagaagagaaggaaggacctCAGAACTATTCCTCAGGAGAGCCAGCAGGGTGATTGTCTGAAGGCTAGGAGGCCAGCCAGGCAAGAGGGTTTGAACTTTGTGACTTCGGGAATGAACGGGAGGGAAAATGTTCCAGAGACATGGATGAAGGAAAGGGGGAAAGTGAAAGGGAACTCCCAAGTTCAGGTCCTGGGTGATCAGGAGGTCTGGGGCCGCTGCCAATGGAAGGGGGCCTTTTGGAGAAAGGAAGACAAAGTGCTTGCTTTGCAGTATGaagggaacttgggcttttttcttttctttgtggggAGTGAGCTTGAGCTTTTGAACAGTATTTCATTCTATAAACTCTTCCTGGGTGCCAGGCACAACCAGAGCTGGGTAACAGCCGTGTTCTCTGCCCTGCGGGAACTCTGCCTGCAGGGAAGACTGAGGAGCAACTCAGTGCTAAGGGCAAACTCAGGGTATCATGGGAACCCGAGGGAGAGCTACTCCACAGTGAGAAAGGAGGCGGACAAAGCTTCCTGAGGAAATAGCACAGAGGGATTACAGAAATGTTAGTCTGGGGAAGTGGGGTAGATTCCTCAAACAGCATATACAAAGGTGTGGAGGCACGAAACAGCACGAGCCATGGTGAAGACACAATGAAGTGTGCCTGCAAGAGGGGGTATCTTGGAGAGGAGGCTAAAGctgagtttattatttatttatttattttgagacagagtctctcactaggtcgccctcagtagagtacatcacagatcacagcaacctccaactgttgggcttaagcgattctcttgcctcagccttccaagtagctgggactataggcacctgccacaacgcccaactatttttcgttgcagttgtcgttgtttagctggctcgggctgcttttgaacccgtcagcctcggtctatgtggctggcgctgtaatcaccgtgctatgagtgccaagccatatttatttatttttgagacagagtctcattatatcgccctcggtagagggtgtcacagctcacagcaacctcaaactcttggactcaagcgattcccttgcctcagcctcccaagtagctgggactacaggcgcccaccacaatgcctgcctatatttttgttgtagttgccattgttgtttggcaggcccgggcagggtttgaacactgcagccccagtgtatgtggccggtgccctagctgctgagctacaggtgcccagcctaaaGCTGAGTTTAGAAAGAGTCAAATTCATCAAGGAcctgaatgccttttttttttttttttttgagacagagtctcacttgtcacccttggtagagtgccgtagtgtcatagctcacagcaacctcaagctcctggacttaagcaaatcttttgcctcagtcacccaattagctgggactgcaggcacctgccacaacgcccagctatttttggagacgaggtctcggtctggctcaggctggtcttgaacctgtgagctcaggcaatccacccacttcggcctcccaagtactgggattataggcgtgagccaccactgaatgctttttttttttcttttcagtttttggcggggACTGGGTCTGAAAGCGCCACCTTCCATACCtgctggcgcctactcctttgagccacaggccccgcccctgaATGCCATTTTGACCTTGAAATATAACTAGAGGGGAATAGGGAGCCTCTGGGCAATTTTAAGCAAAGGATAGGGTTATAATCAGATTTGAAAGGCAGTTCCATTCTGAGACTAAGCAGAAAGGGAAGTCTGCCCTCTCTGCAAAGATGAAACTCACCCCAGCCCTCTAGGAACTTTAGTAAAATATTCTCCAGTCTTGAACATTTGGAGACAAACGTGTTGTGTATTGGTCATGGCAGCCTGGTCTCTGAGAGCCAAGAGGATTAGAGCTGTGTGTCCAGGAGAGGACAGAGCTACCTGGAACCAGCCACACTCTTCTTGCCTAGAGCCCCTTGTCTGGCCCCAATTAATTGCCAGGAGCTTGCAGCCTAGTAACCTAGCAGTTCCCACTGACAGTCACAGGCGATCTGCCTGGCCCCTCTTTGGAAAGGGAGCACAGCTCCCAGGCCAGAGTGGCCAATGCTGGAAAGGacctaaggcagtgattttctttcttttttttttgttgagacagactctcactttgtcacccttggtagagtgctataatgacacagctcacagcaacttccaactcttgggcttaagtgcttctcttgcctcagcctcccatgtagctgggactacaggtgcccaccacaatgcctggttactttttgttgcaattttcattgctgttttagctggctggggccaggttcgaacccgccacccttggtatatgtggtcggcgacctacttactgagccataggcaccacactaaggcagtgattttcaaccagtgtgctagGACACACTGGtctgctgtgagaggatcttaggtgtgctgcaacaattttttttttttgcagttttggctggggctgggtttgaaccacctccggcatatggggccagtggcctacttttttgagccataggtgctgcccctgtgccacaaaaatttttaaagatcattaattaaattattttcaaacgaaattcaaagcacagtaaagtattcttttttttgactcttcttcttttttttttttttttaacttttttttttttttgtagagacaagagtctcactttatggcccgctgtagagtgccgtggcctcacacagctcacagcaacctccaactcctgggcttaagcgattctcttgcctcagcctcccgagcagctgggactacaggcgcccgccacaacgcccggctattttttggttgcagtttggccggggctgggtttgaacccgccaccctcgatatatggggccagcgccttaccgactgagccacaggcgccgccccttttttcgactcttcttttttgatcaacacaatttaagtatgccacagaagtttaactataggttctaacatgctgtgagatttaaaaaatactgcccctagcagcgcctgtggctcagtgagtagggcgccagccccatataccaagggtggtgggtttgaacccagccctggccaaactgcaacaaaaaatattcaggcattgtggcgggtgcctgtagtcccagctacttgggaggctgaggcaagagaatcacctaaccccaagagctagaggttgctgtgagctgtgacgccacagcactttactgagggtgacaaagagagactctgtctctaaaaaaaaaaaaaaaaaaatactgccctAAGGGGTCAGCCCAGGAATGGCAGTAGAAAGCTACTTCAGAAAGTATTCAGGGCCATCTGTGGCTAGCAGTGCCTGCTAAGGCATAGGCTTTGGGATGGGTGGGGCATTCAGGTGTTTGTCCTCCCAGATCTACTCTTACCCATCTTTTTACATTTATGAATACTCGTTCATGTTACTCAACCAACACTGAACACCAaccccatgcctggcctaaagaGATGAAGAGAGTGGGCCCCTACCCTAGGGGGTCCTAGTTAAGGGACCAAATAACTATTTTGGGGAAAGTAGCCTGAGGTAGAGATAGCAGATGTATCCAGGAAGGTTGGAGCCCAGCAgaagggctttctttttttttttttttttgtagagacagagtctcactttactgccctcggtagagtgccatggcatcacacggctcacagcaacttccagctcttgggcttatgtgattctcttgcctcagcctcccgagcagctggaactacaggcacccgccataacgcccggctattttttgttgcagtttggccggggctgggtttgaacccaccaccctcggtatatggggccggcgccctactcactgagccacagacgccgcccagaaAGGCTTTCTTAAAATCCATCCTGTGAGTGTCTGGAATGGCCTCCTAGAGGAGTCAGCAGAGAGGAAAAGTGACTTATTGGGACCACATAGCCAGGCAATGACAGATCTACCTATAGTCAGAGTGTTGCACACGAACAGTCCCACTGGTGTGAAAGGCTAGGAAGTAGGATTCTGGAGTTCAGACCACCTGGAGCTACAGGGTCACAGAATTTGAAGATGTACCTTCAAGACCATGTTAACAAAGACGGCAGGGAGGCAAAGGTCCCTCCTGCCCCATGCAGACAATACAGAGCTGGGATGGGGAGGAAGACTTGTTAGGCTGCCCAGCTTCCAGTCAGGGGGCCTAGCCTACATCCTGTCACTGTGTCACAGCTGCCTGCGGTGGAGTGATCCGCAATGCCACTACTGGCCGCATTGTCTCTCCGGGCTTCCCGGGCAACTACAGCAACAACCTCACCTGCCACTGGCTGCTTGAGGCTCCTGAGGCCCAGCGGCTACACTTGCACTTTGAGAAGGTTTCCCTGGCAGAGGATGATGACAGGTAAGGGGCTGTCATAGTGGGATGGGGATACCCAGCTTGGTAATATGTATACCTGCTAGAGGAATGTTACCCAAGCCTGGGGCCACAGCCCACCTGGATGAGTGACCAGCCACTGCCACTCTTCTGGCCCAGGCTCATCATTCGCAACGGGGACAACGTGGAGGCCCCACCAGTGTACGATTCCTATGAGGTGGAATACCTGCCCATTGAGGGCCTGCTCAGCTCTGGCAGACACTTCTTTGTGGAGCTCAGTACTGATAGCAGCGGGGCAGCGGCAGGCGTGGCCCTGCGCTATGAGGGTGAGCCTGCTGGGGCCTGACTGGGGCTGAGGGGCTGGGTGGTTTGGGCATGGGGTCTTTCTCCCATAACTTCCCCCTTCCACCTCCATCCCATCACTCTTTCCAAATCTTCCCCCGTTTATCCAGAATTCAGGTTCCCTATCCCTGGCCCTCCCCTTGAGTCTTAAGATTCCTGCTCCATCTTTACTGGAGTCCCTTGCCTGGTCCAAATGAATAAATTCTCCAGATTTTGAAGTGCAGAAAAGGCCCCCACCCTTAAGGAAGGAGAATTGCTGTAAGAGACATTCTAGATCTACTCCTACATGCATACAAACATTAATTCATTCAGAAAATGTGTATTGAGTACCTTCCGTGTACTAAGCACAAAAGTAGGCACTGAGAACACAATCCTAGTGGTCAAGATGGCCTCCTGAGCATAATAGGGATGAGTGCTCTGGGATGTCCCTCCCCTACCACCTCTCCACTCCAAGCTCAGGACATACATTTGTTATCAGTACCCAGGAGAAAAGCCCTGGGGAGGCAAAACAGAAGGATGCTTGCCCCGTGTTTACGCCAGTTGAGGCTGAGCTATGTGGGGCCCTGTGGTTTCCAGCCTTCCAGCAGGGCCATTGCTATGAGCCCTTTGTCAAATATGGCAACTTCAGCAGTAGCTCACCCTCCTACCCTGTGGGTACCACTGTGGAGTTCAGCTGCGACCCTGGCTACACCCTGGAGCAGGGCTCCATCATCATCGAGTGTGTTGACCCCCACGATCCCCAGTGGAATGAAACAGAGCCAGCCTGCCGAGGTCAGTAGGCACCAGTGGATGGGCCTGCCTGGGGCAGAGAGCTGGGTGGGTACTAGGAAACCAGCCCAGAGCCTGGGGTCCCATGACATGTATGATTCAGGCTGAGAGGAGGTGGGCACTCTGCTGGGCATATGATAGCTCCAGGACATGGCATGGGGGGGACATGGAGGCAATATGCCTCCGGGACCTCCCCTGCCTTCCAGCTGTATGCAGCGGAGAGATCACAGACTCGGCCGGCGTGGTGCTCTCCCCCAACTGGCCTGAGCCTTATGGTCGTGGACAGGACTGCATCTGGGGTGTGCACGTGGAAGAGGATAAGCGCATCATGCTGGACGTCCGAGTGTAAGTGCCTACTGGGTCAGGCCAAGCCAACTCCTGAGGTCTGGGGACACCTCTTGTCCAGCCCACCCTGGACCTCCAGGCCTGCCTTGCCTTGACAGTTCTCCTTCACAGGCTGCGCATAGGCCCTGGTGATGTACTTACATTCTATGATGGGGATGACCTGACAGCCCGGGTCCTGGGCCAGTATTCAGGGCCCCGTGGCCACTTCAGGCTCTTTACCTCTATGGCTGATATCACCATCCAGTTCCAGTCGGACCCTGGGACCTCAGTGATGGGCTTCCAGCACGGCTTCGTCATCCACTTCTTTGGTGAGCTAGTCCCTACCCCACTTGGAGCGCAGACCTCGCACCATGGCAAGTCAAAGAGGCGAGGGACTAGGAACCCAGGTGCTCTTTTGGACAAAGGAAAGCTGGTATCACCTGAAGGAAGCTAGTCCTCTCCTCCATCTTCCCTGAGGGCCCATTCAGAGAAAGAGAACTTTCTGTGTCAGCAAGAGGGATTTAGGTAGGCAGCAGGAAAAACTTTCTAACAAAAATAGggacctgggtggcgcctgtggctcagtgagtagggcgccggccccatatacggagggtggcgggttcaaacccagccccggctgaactgcaaccaaaaaatagcctggtgttgtggcgggcgcctgtagtcccagttgcttgggaggctgaggcaggagaattgctgaagcccaagagctagaagttgctgtgagtcctgtgacatcatggcactctactgaaggcggtaaagtgagactctgtctctacaaaaaaaaaaaaaaaaaatagggaccCAAGGAAAAGTGTTGGTTTTTACCTTTCTGACAATCTCAATAGAAGTCACAATTtcgggccgggcacagtggctcatgcctgtaaacctagtgctctgggaggccaaggcaggtggatttcctgagctcacatgttcgagaccagcctgagccagagcaagaccccctctctaaaaaagatgtgggcattgtggtgggcacctgtactcccagctacttgggaggctgaggcaaaagaatcacttgagcccaagagcttgaggttgctgtgagctgacgctATCGCAGtttacaaagggtgacaaagtaagactgtctcaaaaaaaaaaaaggaaaattttcctCACCCTACTGGGCCCCATCTCTAGGTCTGAAGAACTAACTGGTCAAGGTGCTTTTGGAAGGCCAAAGCCTAGGCAATAACCCTGGAATCTAGAAGGCTGAGCAATGTCAGGGATAGGCAAGGCGGGGCCCTTGAGCAGAGGGAAATGAAGCACGGAGCCCACGCAGGACAGCCCATGCCCAGGACAAATTGACAGGAACTAGAGTGCCCTCAAGAGGAGGGGGAATAGCTAACACAgttgctttggtgctggctgagGGCCTGCATCTTGCTGCCTTTGTGCCCCTAGAGGTGCCCCGCAATGACACATGTCCGGACCTACCTGAGATCTCCAATGGCTGGAAAAGCCCATCGCAGCCTGAGCTTGTGCATGGCACTGTGGTTACTTACCAGTGCTATCCTGGCTACCAGGTAGTGGGATCCAGTGTCCTCATGTGCCAGTGGGACCTAACCTGGAGTGAGGACCTGCCCTCATGCCAAAGGGGTGAGTGTACCTGTACCCCATGCTTCCCTGCCCAACACAACCTGCAAGTCTCTCTCCTGGATTCTGAACCAGACTGCAGCTATTATTAGCTAGTATCCTTGATGTTCCTTCACCTCCcatagcctcagtttcttcatctgtgaaatggggatattATCTTTTCATAGTGTTATCAGCCAAGTACTTAATTCCTGGTAGATATGGCCAATTCATGCTTGTTGACCCTAATGCATGTGAAAGGGACAAATGAGGGGAAACACCAGCAAAATGGTAGGGATATATTAAATACTCATATGACATATGACACGGTAGAGCCATATGACATGAAGATTTTAGTTGGCCTAGAACAAAGCCAGGGTGGATTGGCTTTTGCTGAGCTCTTCTGGGGCTACTTTCCTCATCACCCCTCCACCTACAGTGACTTCCTGTCATGACCCCGGAGATGTGGAGCACAGCCGACGCCTCATATCCAGCTCTAAGTTTCCTGTGGGGGCCACCGTGCAATATATCTGCGACCAGGGTTTTGTGCTGACAGGTAGCTCCATCCTCACCTGCCATGACCGCCAGGCTGGCAACCCGAAGTGGAGTGACCGGACTCCCAAATGTCTCTGTAAGTTTCAGATGGGTAGGAGGGGAAGCCTCTGGTAGGAGACAAAAGATGCTGCCTCTGGAAGCCAGGAGCCTGGCACCCTCACTGGGTTCTGCCTGCTTTGCAGTGGAACAGTTCAACCCATGCCACGGCCTTAGTGCCCCTGAGAATGGTGCCCGCAATCCTGAAAAGCGGCTATACCCAGCAGGGGCCACTGTCCACTTCTCATGTGCCTCCGGCTATGTGCTGAAGGGCCAGGCCAGCATCAAGTGTGTGCCTGGACATCCCTCACATTGGAGCGACCCCCCACCTGTCTGCAGAGCTGGTGAGTGTCCTGGAAGCCCCCAGACCCCTTCTGGGTCATAGGGCTGCTCTGGCACAGATGTCCAAGGTTAAAAACCAGAACCAGCTGCCCATGCCACCTTCATGTTATCCTTGGTCTCCCCAGTCTCTGCCAAATCCTTCTGACCTGGCATCACCAAGGCAAATCCTGGAGTAGGCTCTCTTTGGACAAATCTTTGCTATGACTAGCCCACTGCCTCCATTCCCTGCCTTAGTGGTTTGGCCCACTGGGCTTATCCACTGCCCTTGGCCCTCCCCTCTTATTCCAGCCTCTCTGGATGGGTTCTACAGCAGTCGCAGCCTAGATGGTGAGTCTCCACCCTTGAGGGCTAGGGAAGTGGTCTCCTTGCCTCTGGTTCTCACAGCTCCCAGGCCATTCATGGGTTTGCCAAGGAGGGAGGACCAGAGGTTTAGGCCTAGCAGGGCAAAAGCCTCCTTTCCTGCCTCCAGCTAGGTAGAGAGAGCTGGTAGCTGAATGCCCTTGGGCAAAAAGGAGTGGATATGGGGCTCCAGGTGAGAGGGACCTCTGCTCTGATCCCACCCTCTGTGTTTTCAGTTGCCAAGGCACCTGCTGCCTCCAGCACCCTGGATGCTGCCCACATTGTGGCTGCCATCTTCCTACCACTGGTGGCAATGGTGCTGTTGGTGGGAGGTGTGTACCTCTACTTCTCCAGGTGAGTCTGGCTTCTCTTCCTGCTCTACATACCTGCCTCACTCCTGCCCACTACTCCTGACTCACAGGTTTCTCTGCCTttaggctccaggggaaaagctCTCTGCAGCTGCCTCGAACACGCCCCCGCCCCTATAACCGCATCACCGTAGAGTCAGCATTTGACAATCCAACTTATGAGACTGGAGTAAGTAACCATGCCAACCTTGACACCCGAGCCAAGACCCAATTCTTTGCTCCCTTGTGCATGTATCCCTTTcactttttccctttcctctgggAAGATGAATTATGGCCTGGCAAACCTTATACAAGTTTCCAACTCCCAGCAGTCTCTTTCCTTTGCAGGAGATGAGAgaatatgaagtctccatctagGTGGGGGCAGCCTAGGAAAGCCAACTCAGCCTTGCGATACAGTCTAGCAGCAGGGCTCCTGGTTTCCTGCTGTCTCTCCACCTCCTGTACATACCACCTGGGAGGAGACACCATCAATCCCTCAAGAAGTTGTGCCCTTCCCTGCCTGCAATGCCCACCATGGCCTATTTTCTTGGTACCACAGCTCAGTTAGGGCCCTTCCTTGGGCCCAAGTCAGAGGGCATCTGCCTGTGGGCAGAACATGGCTGCAGCACATGCACCAACAGCCAGCATTCTCCTGACCTCCCTCATGCCTGGACCTCCAGCCTGGAATTCATAGGCAAAGCAGAAGCACCTTTCGCCACATGACCACCATCTAGTTCTGGCATGTAGGACCCTGTAGCAGGGTTAACTTGAAACTGCACCAGGGTGCTCCTCATGGGGCCATCATTAGTGGCCAAAACTGCTCTCAGTGGTGACCTCTGGGTAGTCCTGGCATGCCAACATTAGCCCCTTGGGGAGGTCCTCTAGTCCATTAAGTCCAGCCTCCGGAATGGACAGTTCTGCCTCCTGACCTGTTGCATTGGAGGCAATAATTCTAAGGGATCCTAATGGGTTCCAGGACGCTACTCCAAGCTCAGGTTGGGCTTCCCTGAGCACTCATGCTCCACACCAAAGCAGGACATCCCTAGCAGCCCCACCCTCCGAGGAAAGGGAAACCTTCCTCTGAGGTTTATCTGGCTGTTACAAATGTTCTCTTTCCCACTAGTTCCTCCACTAATCTCAGCCATTTGCCAGATTCCCCTCTCCTGGTCACTGTGTTATGGGATAAGGGGAGTGGGCAGGCACATTCTGGAGAGGAGCAGAGGTCTGAGGACCCAGGAATTTGGCATGAAATAGGTGGTCAGAGAGCCCCAGGCAGAGGCCCAGGAGCTGGCTGAAGGCCACTTTGTATATGTAATGTATTACATGGGGTCTGGGCTCCAGCCagagaataatcttttatttctgttgtttcctTATTAAAATGGTGTTTTTGAAAAAAACCAAGCAATGGCCAGGTGGATGGTGCTTTACTGGTTGGAAGGGAGGTGGGAAATAAGTGGGATATGGGCTTCAGGACCAGAAGGCATTCTGGGCTCACCAATCAATCATCttcagatttcattttaaaagaaaaaaaaaagttacatgcaGTTGAGCATGGTTCACCGTCCCAAAGACGTCAGTGTAACAGATGGC is a window of Nycticebus coucang isolate mNycCou1 chromosome 18, mNycCou1.pri, whole genome shotgun sequence DNA encoding:
- the SEZ6 gene encoding seizure protein 6 homolog isoform X4; this translates as MRPAALLLLPSLLALLAHGLSSQAPTMEKGHALGIEETDGEMTAAPTPEHPERGVHFVTTAPTLKLLNHHPLLEEFLQEGLEKGEEELKPALPFQPDPPTPFTPSPLLRLANQDSRPVFTSPTPAIAEAPTQPQSREGPWILESGPPVLHITAPLLPGPSMAVPTLGPGERLSSTSPSRAWTPTQEGPGNLGRPWDPEVVSQPTGLGMEGIIATSTASGDDEETTTTTTIITTTITTVRSPGLCSWNFSGPEGSLDSPTAPSSPPDVSLDCFYYISVYPGYGVEIKVQNISLQEGETLTVEGLGGPDPLPLANQSFLLRGQVIRSPTHQAALRFQSLPPPAGPGTFHFHYQAYLLSCHFPRRPAYGDVTVSSLHPGGSARFHCATGYQLKGARLITCLNATQPFWDPQEPVCIAACGGVIRNATTGRIVSPGFPGNYSNNLTCHWLLEAPEAQRLHLHFEKVSLAEDDDRLIIRNGDNVEAPPVYDSYEVEYLPIEGLLSSGRHFFVELSTDSSGAAAGVALRYEAFQQGHCYEPFVKYGNFSSSSPSYPVGTTVEFSCDPGYTLEQGSIIIECVDPHDPQWNETEPACRAVCSGEITDSAGVVLSPNWPEPYGRGQDCIWGVHVEEDKRIMLDVRVLRIGPGDVLTFYDGDDLTARVLGQYSGPRGHFRLFTSMADITIQFQSDPGTSVMGFQHGFVIHFFEVPRNDTCPDLPEISNGWKSPSQPELVHGTVVTYQCYPGYQVVGSSVLMCQWDLTWSEDLPSCQRVTSCHDPGDVEHSRRLISSSKFPVGATVQYICDQGFVLTGSSILTCHDRQAGNPKWSDRTPKCLLEQFNPCHGLSAPENGARNPEKRLYPAGATVHFSCASGYVLKGQASIKCVPGHPSHWSDPPPVCRAASLDGFYSSRSLDVAKAPAASSTLDAAHIVAAIFLPLVAMVLLVGGVYLYFSRLQGKSSLQLPRTRPRPYNRITVESAFDNPTYETGEMREYEVSI
- the SEZ6 gene encoding seizure protein 6 homolog isoform X5, whose protein sequence is MRPAALLLLPSLLALLAHGLSSQAPTMEKGHALGIEETDGEMTAAPTPEHPERGVHFVTTAPTLKLLNHHPLLEEFLQEGLEKGEEELKPALPFQPDPPTPFTPSPLLRLANQDSRPVFTSPTPAIAEAPTQPQSREGPWILESGPPVLHITAPLLPGPSMAVPTLGPGERLSSTSPSRAWTPTQEGPGNLGRPWDPEVVSQPTGLGMEGIIATSTASGDDEETTTTTTIITTTITTVRSPGLCSWNFSGPEGSLDSPTAPSSPPDVSLDCFYYISVYPGYGVEIKVQNISLQEGETLTVEGLGGPDPLPLANQSFLLRGQVIRSPTHQAALRFQSLPPPAGPGTFHFHYQAYLLSCHFPRRPAYGDVTVSSLHPGGSARFHCATGYQLKGARLITCLNATQPFWDPQEPVCIAACGGVIRNATTGRIVSPGFPGNYSNNLTCHWLLEAPEAQRLHLHFEKVSLAEDDDRLIIRNGDNVEAPPVYDSYEVEYLPIEGLLSSGRHFFVELSTDSSGAAAGVALRYEAFQQGHCYEPFVKYGNFSSSSPSYPVGTTVEFSCDPGYTLEQGSIIIECVDPHDPQWNETEPACRAVCSGEITDSAGVVLSPNWPEPYGRGQDCIWGVHVEEDKRIMLDVRVLRIGPGDVLTFYDGDDLTARVLGQYSGPRGHFRLFTSMADITIQFQSDPGTSVMGFQHGFVIHFFEVPRNDTCPDLPEISNGWKSPSQPELVHGTVVTYQCYPGYQVVGSSVLMCQWDLTWSEDLPSCQRVTSCHDPGDVEHSRRLISSSKFPVGATVQYICDQGFVLTGSSILTCHDRQAGNPKWSDRTPKCLLEQFNPCHGLSAPENGARNPEKRLYPAGATVHFSCASGYVLKGQASIKCVPGHPSHWSDPPPVCRAVAKAPAASSTLDAAHIVAAIFLPLVAMVLLVGGVYLYFSRLQGKSSLQLPRTRPRPYNRITVESAFDNPTYETGEMREYEVSI